The Zalophus californianus isolate mZalCal1 chromosome 8, mZalCal1.pri.v2, whole genome shotgun sequence genome has a segment encoding these proteins:
- the MORN2 gene encoding MORN repeat-containing protein 2, which translates to MNGFGRLEHFSGAVYEGHFKDNMFHGLGTYTFPNGAKYTGNFNENRVEGEGQYTDTQGLEWCGNFHFTAAPGLRLKLHM; encoded by the exons ATGAATGGTTTTGGAAGGCTTGAGCATTTTTCAGGAGCAGTGTATGAAGGACACTTTAAGGACAATATGTTTCATGGATTGGGGACTTATACATTCCCAAATGGGGCAAAGTATACTGGAAACTTCAATGAAAATAG GGTGGAAGGTGAAGGACAATATACTGATACTCAAGGACTAGAATGGTGTGGTAACTTTCATTTTACTGCTGCTCCGGGCCTGAGACTAAAGCTCCACATGTAG